CGACACTGAGCGCGTTGTTCGCCAATGCCCTTGCTGCCACCACATCCCTCGACTCCGCCGTCGGGTTCCTGCCCAGTCTGCGGTCCTACGACCAGACCGCCACGCTCGCCTCGGTCCGCGCCCAGACGATCATCCTCAGCGGGGGAGCCGACGTCCTGACGCCGCCGTCGCACTCGCACGACATGGCCGCCGCCGTCCCCGGCGCCGCACACGAGCACCACCCCTTCGCCGGGCACATGCTGCTGCAGGAGGCTGCGCACGCCGTCACAGCCGCCATCAGCCGCACGATCGTCACGGCTGTCGGCGCCGATCTCGTCGAAGCGAGGACAGCGTGAATCTCGTCGAGCGTCTCCGCTCCCACTTCGAAACCTACGGTGAGCGCCGCACTTTCACATTTCTGCAGGAGTCCGGTCGAACCCTCGTCGAGGACGTCGCGACGTTCCGCGACCTCGACCGCGGAGCCCGCGAGGTGGCCGTGTGGCTTACCTCGCGGCCCGAGGCCTCCCGACCGGTGCTGTTGTTGTTCGAACCCGGCCTCGAGTTCTGGCGGGCATTCCTTGGTTGCCTCTACGCCGGAGTGATCGCGATACCTGCACCGCTGCCGCATGATTCGCGCAGCATGCAGCGGGTCGCCCGGATAGTGCGCGATGCGGACAGCAGTCTGGCGCTGACGACCGCCAAGCTTCGTGACCTCCTCGCAGCGGGCGTTGACGGTCTCGGCCTGGACGACCCAATTGTGTTCGAGGCCATCGACGAATCGAAGCCGGTCGACCCCGACGCGTGGAGCATGCCTGCCATCGCGGCCGACACCGTCGCCTTTCTTCAGTACACGTCCGGGTCGACGGGCGACCCGAAGGGCGTCGTCGTCACCCACGGCAACGTGATGAGCAACACCGCCGCGATCACCGCGGCACTGACAGTGTCCGACGGTTCTGTCTTCACCGGCTGGATCCCACATTTTCACGACATGGGTCTCATCAGCGTCCTGAGCGCTTTCTCCGTCGGTGCGAAGGTCATCGCGATGTCACCTCTCGCGTTCCTCAAGCAGCCGGTCCGGCTGCTCAGGATGATCAGCGATTACCGCGGAACCCACACCGCTGCACCGAATTTCGCCTATGACCTGATCGCGCGGAGGGTGACTGGAGAACAACTGGCCGGCCTTGACCTTTCCTCCTTGGCGGTGGCGCTCAACGGCGCCGAACCGGTTCGCCGTCGCACCGTCGAGCGGGTTACCGAGATGCTCGCTCCGTTCGGTTTCGCACCGTCGGCAATGAGTCCCGCGTACGGCATGGCCGAGGTGACGCTGATGGCCACCTTCGCCCGCGATCACCCACGTTTTCTGGACGCCGACGCTGATGCGCTCGAGCAGAACCGCTACGAACCTGCCACGGGCCGTGCGGTCAGCCTGATGAGTTCGGGCGCGCCTGCACTCGGTATCGACGTGCGCATTGTCGACCCACACACCTTGCGTGAGTTGCCTGAGGGCCGCGTCGGCGAGATCTGGTTGCGCAGCGCCAGCGTCGCGGCCGGTTATTACCAGCGCCTCGCGGAGACGTTCGAAAAGTTCGACGCGTACACCTCCGGCGGCGTTGGGCCCTATCTGCGCAGCGGCGATCTGGGACTGCTCCACGACGGCGAGCTGTACGTGGCCGGCCGCCTCAAGGACCTGTTGATCGTCAACGGCCGCAACCTGTATCCGCACGACATCGAGGAGTTCGTGCAGGGCGTGCACCCGGCCGTCGCCGGTGCACGCGGGGTCGCGGTGTCGGTCGACGTCGACGACGCCGAACGGCTGGTCCTGATTCAGTCGGTCAAACCGGAACTGCTCGGCGATACGAGCTACGGCGAGCTCGCCGGCGCCGTCAAGGG
The genomic region above belongs to Mycobacterium sp. 3519A and contains:
- a CDS encoding fatty acyl-AMP ligase, which encodes MNLVERLRSHFETYGERRTFTFLQESGRTLVEDVATFRDLDRGAREVAVWLTSRPEASRPVLLLFEPGLEFWRAFLGCLYAGVIAIPAPLPHDSRSMQRVARIVRDADSSLALTTAKLRDLLAAGVDGLGLDDPIVFEAIDESKPVDPDAWSMPAIAADTVAFLQYTSGSTGDPKGVVVTHGNVMSNTAAITAALTVSDGSVFTGWIPHFHDMGLISVLSAFSVGAKVIAMSPLAFLKQPVRLLRMISDYRGTHTAAPNFAYDLIARRVTGEQLAGLDLSSLAVALNGAEPVRRRTVERVTEMLAPFGFAPSAMSPAYGMAEVTLMATFARDHPRFLDADADALEQNRYEPATGRAVSLMSSGAPALGIDVRIVDPHTLRELPEGRVGEIWLRSASVAAGYYQRLAETFEKFDAYTSGGVGPYLRSGDLGLLHDGELYVAGRLKDLLIVNGRNLYPHDIEEFVQGVHPAVAGARGVAVSVDVDDAERLVLIQSVKPELLGDTSYGELAGAVKGSVARAFDISAPAVVFVNRSGIHLTTSGKVQRASMRAAFLNAELTDVVHDSTATVGALT